One stretch of Sphingomonas rosea DNA includes these proteins:
- a CDS encoding bifunctional phosphopantothenoylcysteine decarboxylase/phosphopantothenate synthase, with protein MARILLIVGGGIAAFKAAELIRLARRNGHSVTPVLTAGGSHFVTPMTLAALAESPVYTSLWDLKDETEMGHIQLSRAADIVLVCPATADLLAKMAAGIADDLATTLLLATDKPVVAAPAMNVRMWLHEATQANVATLRRRGVTVLEPDEGAMACGEYGPGRLPEPAAILAALSRHPGLDPGSTFLSAALASQEVGSKVEPGMTQSAVDLSGKHILVTAGPTHEPIDPVRVIANRSSGRQGFAIAAAAAAAGARVTLVAGPVALPTPAGVARIDVETADEMLAAVEGALPADAAVLVAAVADWKVEASPTKLKKSAGPPQLRFAPNPDILATLGGHPDRPRLLVGFAAETGDLLEQAAAKRTAKRADWILANDVSGDVMGGTSNHLHLVSEDGTEDLGAGTKEMLARTLVERIANSLAQVP; from the coding sequence ATGGCCCGCATCCTCCTCATCGTCGGCGGCGGGATCGCGGCGTTCAAGGCCGCCGAGCTGATTCGCCTCGCCCGCCGCAACGGCCATTCGGTGACCCCGGTGCTGACCGCTGGCGGAAGCCATTTCGTCACGCCGATGACGCTCGCCGCCTTGGCCGAGAGCCCCGTCTACACCTCGCTCTGGGATCTGAAGGACGAGACCGAGATGGGGCATATCCAGTTGTCCCGCGCGGCCGACATCGTCCTCGTCTGCCCGGCAACCGCCGACCTCCTCGCGAAAATGGCCGCGGGGATCGCCGACGACCTCGCCACCACCCTCCTCCTCGCTACCGACAAGCCGGTCGTCGCCGCCCCCGCGATGAACGTCCGCATGTGGCTCCACGAAGCGACACAGGCCAATGTCGCGACCCTGCGCCGCCGCGGCGTCACCGTGCTCGAGCCCGACGAGGGCGCCATGGCCTGCGGCGAATATGGCCCCGGCCGCCTGCCCGAGCCGGCGGCGATCCTCGCAGCCCTTTCCCGTCACCCCGGACTTGATCCGGGGTCCACCTTTCTTTCCGCAGCGCTCGCTTCTCAAGAAGTTGGATCCAAGGTCGAGCCCGGGATGACGCAGAGCGCGGTCGACCTCTCGGGCAAGCACATCCTCGTCACCGCCGGCCCGACCCACGAGCCGATCGACCCCGTCCGCGTCATCGCCAACCGCTCCTCGGGCCGCCAGGGCTTCGCCATCGCCGCCGCCGCCGCCGCCGCCGGGGCGCGGGTCACGCTCGTCGCCGGTCCGGTCGCCCTCCCCACCCCCGCCGGGGTCGCGCGGATCGACGTCGAGACCGCCGACGAGATGCTCGCCGCTGTCGAGGGCGCTCTTCCCGCCGATGCCGCGGTCCTCGTCGCCGCCGTCGCCGACTGGAAGGTCGAGGCCTCGCCCACCAAGCTCAAGAAGTCGGCCGGCCCGCCGCAGCTTCGCTTCGCCCCCAATCCCGACATCCTCGCGACCCTCGGCGGCCATCCCGACCGCCCGCGGCTCCTCGTCGGCTTCGCCGCCGAGACCGGCGACCTCCTCGAGCAGGCGGCCGCCAAGCGGACCGCCAAGCGCGCCGACTGGATCCTCGCCAACGACGTCTCGGGCGACGTCATGGGCGGCACCTCGAACCACCTCCACCTCGTCTCCGAGGACGGCACCGAGGACCTCGGCGCCGGTACCAAGGAGATGCTCGCCCGCACCCTCGTCGAGCGGATCGCGAACTCGCTCGCCCAAGTCCCGTAA
- the yghU gene encoding glutathione-dependent disulfide-bond oxidoreductase — protein MSDYVPPKVWTPKPALGRFAAINRPVSGATHDQELPVGAHPFQLYSLGTPNGQKVTILFEELLAAGHAGADYDAWRIDIMEGQQFGSGFVGVNPNSKIPALVDRSGPEPVRLFESGAILLHLAEKFGAFLGSSRPEMLSWLFWQMGSAPILGGGFGHFFAYAPEKFEYAIDRFTMEVKRQLDVLDQRLATQEFVAGPDYSIADMAIFPWYGSVVRGKIYEGADVFLNVEEYAHVRRWADQLWERRAVRRGWSVNRTYGPENEQLAERHSAADLDALGL, from the coding sequence ATGTCCGATTACGTTCCGCCCAAGGTCTGGACCCCCAAGCCCGCGCTGGGCCGGTTCGCGGCGATCAATCGCCCGGTGTCGGGGGCGACCCACGACCAGGAACTCCCCGTCGGCGCGCATCCCTTCCAGCTCTACAGCCTCGGCACGCCCAACGGGCAGAAGGTTACCATCCTGTTCGAGGAGCTGCTCGCCGCCGGACATGCCGGCGCCGACTATGACGCCTGGCGGATCGACATCATGGAAGGCCAGCAGTTCGGATCGGGCTTCGTCGGGGTCAATCCGAACAGCAAGATCCCCGCGCTGGTCGACCGGAGTGGGCCCGAGCCGGTCCGGCTGTTCGAAAGCGGGGCGATCCTCCTCCACCTCGCCGAGAAGTTTGGCGCGTTCCTCGGCAGCAGCCGTCCCGAAATGCTGAGCTGGCTGTTCTGGCAGATGGGTTCGGCCCCGATCCTCGGCGGAGGCTTCGGCCATTTCTTCGCTTATGCGCCCGAGAAGTTCGAATATGCGATCGACCGTTTCACAATGGAGGTGAAGCGGCAGCTGGACGTGCTCGACCAGCGGTTGGCGACGCAGGAATTCGTCGCTGGCCCCGACTACAGCATCGCCGACATGGCGATCTTCCCCTGGTACGGGTCGGTGGTCCGCGGGAAGATCTACGAGGGCGCGGACGTGTTCCTCAACGTCGAGGAATATGCCCACGTCCGGCGCTGGGCCGACCAGCTGTGGGAACGGCGCGCCGTCCGGCGCGGGTGGAGCGTCAATCGCACCTACGGGCCGGAGAACGAGCAGCTGGCCGAGCGCCACTCGGCCGCCGACCTCGACGCGCTCGGGCTCTGA
- a CDS encoding DUF305 domain-containing protein — protein sequence MTTNGMTSALKGARMLLLAAGCTAAIASAQRAPIVQPGAPGKPSTTIDAAAASRIADTSFSSYDVTYLQNMIPHHAQATAMTALVPSRTNRPEIVTVAKRIDATQADEIAYMKKWLADRGQPAEGEHAMHMMHDASMMASMGMATPAQMSELAAAKGVAFERLFLTRMITHHQGAIRMTEELLQRGGSAADPGLNEFINDLLKEQKEEVKRMTTLLGTIAEDARTALTAGTSNAGQAINGLALVASLPKPTGFFDPKNPYELPIKAPAKAGDKGPATNTGRSPLLSFSQTDMAFQGDVMAVGNYHGFNLYRTSATGGAPTLISSVICPGGQGDLSLVGNLLIMSVEQNRGRIDCGRQGVQDYVSAERFRGIRIFDISNLAAPRQVGAVQTCRGSHTHSVISNDANKVIVYVSGTAQVRSDKELAGCVSDPGSTQSALFSIDVVEIPVANPAAARIVDRPRVFGDPATGSISGLWSGGDHGDGTQETNRTDQCHDITAFPSRGIAAGACSGNGILLDIRDPARPKRIDQVLDPTFAYWHSATFNNDGTKVIFTDEWGGGGRPRCLVSDPKNWGADAIYDIDNGKLRFRNHYKLPAAQTATENCVAHNGSIIPVPGRDLFVQAWYQGGISISDFTDSSRPTEIAYFDRGPISKDELVLGGFWSAYYYKGLIYGTEIARGLDILALKPSAQLSANEIAAAKLAIYPNGRFNPQDQAPVSWPASPVVAMAYVDQLERSQSLPAAQIASLRQALARPNAGQLRQMANAMAMPADPIAAKRVAALKETLLAMR from the coding sequence ATGACGACCAACGGGATGACAAGCGCGCTCAAGGGCGCGCGGATGCTGCTTCTGGCGGCGGGCTGCACGGCGGCGATCGCCAGCGCGCAGCGGGCGCCGATCGTCCAGCCGGGCGCACCGGGCAAGCCCTCGACCACGATCGACGCGGCGGCGGCGAGCCGGATCGCGGACACGAGCTTCTCGTCCTATGACGTGACCTACCTCCAGAACATGATCCCGCACCACGCGCAGGCGACCGCCATGACCGCGCTGGTGCCGAGCCGGACCAACCGGCCCGAGATCGTCACGGTGGCCAAGCGCATCGACGCGACCCAGGCCGACGAGATCGCCTACATGAAGAAGTGGCTGGCCGATCGCGGGCAGCCGGCCGAGGGCGAGCATGCCATGCACATGATGCATGACGCCTCGATGATGGCGAGCATGGGCATGGCGACCCCGGCGCAGATGAGCGAGCTCGCCGCCGCCAAGGGTGTCGCGTTCGAGCGGCTGTTCCTGACCCGGATGATCACCCACCACCAGGGCGCGATCCGGATGACCGAGGAACTGCTCCAGCGCGGCGGCAGCGCGGCCGATCCGGGGCTCAACGAATTCATCAACGACCTGCTCAAGGAGCAGAAGGAAGAGGTGAAGCGGATGACGACGCTCCTCGGCACGATTGCCGAGGACGCGCGCACCGCGCTCACCGCGGGCACCAGCAATGCCGGCCAGGCGATCAACGGGCTGGCGCTGGTCGCGAGCCTGCCCAAGCCGACCGGCTTCTTCGATCCCAAGAACCCCTACGAACTGCCGATCAAGGCGCCGGCCAAGGCGGGCGACAAGGGCCCGGCGACGAACACCGGCCGCTCGCCGCTGCTGAGTTTCTCGCAGACCGACATGGCCTTCCAGGGCGACGTGATGGCGGTCGGCAATTATCACGGCTTCAATCTCTACCGGACGAGCGCGACCGGCGGGGCGCCGACGCTGATCAGCTCGGTCATCTGCCCGGGCGGGCAGGGCGACCTCAGCCTCGTCGGCAACCTCCTCATCATGAGCGTCGAGCAGAATCGCGGACGGATCGACTGCGGCCGGCAGGGCGTCCAGGACTATGTCTCGGCCGAGCGCTTCCGCGGGATCCGCATCTTCGACATCTCGAACCTCGCCGCGCCGCGCCAGGTGGGCGCGGTCCAGACCTGCCGCGGGAGCCACACGCACAGCGTCATCTCGAACGACGCCAACAAGGTGATCGTCTACGTCTCGGGCACCGCGCAGGTCCGCTCCGACAAGGAACTGGCGGGCTGCGTGAGCGATCCGGGTTCGACCCAGTCGGCGCTGTTCTCGATCGACGTGGTCGAGATCCCGGTCGCCAATCCGGCGGCGGCGCGGATCGTCGACCGGCCGCGCGTGTTCGGCGATCCCGCCACGGGCAGCATCTCGGGCCTGTGGTCGGGCGGCGACCATGGCGACGGGACTCAGGAAACCAACCGCACCGACCAGTGCCACGACATCACCGCCTTCCCGAGCCGGGGAATCGCGGCGGGCGCCTGCTCGGGCAACGGCATCCTTCTCGACATCCGCGACCCGGCGCGGCCGAAGCGGATCGACCAGGTGCTCGACCCGACGTTCGCCTACTGGCATTCGGCGACCTTCAACAACGACGGCACCAAGGTCATCTTCACCGACGAATGGGGCGGCGGCGGACGCCCGCGCTGCCTCGTCTCCGACCCCAAGAACTGGGGCGCGGACGCCATCTATGACATCGACAACGGCAAGCTGCGCTTCCGCAACCACTACAAGCTGCCCGCCGCCCAGACCGCGACCGAGAATTGCGTCGCGCACAACGGCTCGATCATCCCGGTTCCGGGCCGCGACCTGTTCGTCCAGGCCTGGTACCAGGGCGGCATCTCGATCAGCGACTTCACCGATTCGAGCCGCCCGACCGAGATCGCCTATTTCGACCGTGGCCCGATCAGCAAGGACGAGCTGGTGCTCGGCGGCTTCTGGTCGGCTTATTACTACAAGGGCCTGATCTACGGCACCGAGATCGCGCGCGGCCTCGACATCCTGGCGCTGAAACCGAGCGCGCAGCTGTCGGCCAACGAGATCGCGGCGGCCAAGCTCGCCATCTATCCCAACGGGCGGTTCAATCCGCAGGACCAGGCGCCGGTGAGCTGGCCCGCGAGCCCGGTGGTGGCGATGGCCTATGTCGACCAGCTCGAGCGCAGCCAGAGCCTGCCCGCGGCGCAGATCGCCTCGCTGCGGCAAGCCCTGGCTCGGCCCAACGCCGGGCAGCTGCGGCAGATGGCCAATGCGATGGCGATGCCGGCCGATCCGATCGCGGCCAAGCGCGTCGCGGCATTGAAGGAAACGCTGCTGGCGATGCGCTAA
- the ubiB gene encoding 2-polyprenylphenol 6-hydroxylase, with protein sequence MTSSVTHVLRLLRWGRTLARYGALQGVEKDPLTPPFARRLVRLARLGLRQPAEPDYATALQQLGPAAIKLGQALATRPDLVGEKAAHNLFALQDSLPPAPFPLIRKAVEQALEAPLETLFSSFEETPVGAASIAQVHRAVTTEGRQVAVKVLRPGIEDMFAEALETYEWAAAHLEAHAGDEARRLRPKTVIAHFRQWTRRELDLQREAASASELKENMVAEDGFYVPEIDWHRTARRVLTLEWLDGIKLSKRDDLIAAGHNPRDLAGILVRAFLRQAVIDGFFHADLHQGNLFALPDGRLAAIDFGIMGRIDRRARLWLAEILYGLITGNYARVAEIHFEAQYVPAHHNSDEFATALRAVGEPIRGLPVKDISVGRMLEGLFSITRDFDMPVQPHLLLLQKTMVMEEGVATFLDPDINMWEQAEPFLKEWIRSELGPEAYAADRIVQVTRALRKLPDLIDRIDHYFPAPGGAPPALPEVQVDVKQLPRLRFRDTLIALGAAIAGAAAVLLLR encoded by the coding sequence TTGACCTCAAGCGTCACCCACGTTCTCCGCCTGCTGCGCTGGGGCCGGACCCTCGCGCGCTACGGCGCCCTGCAGGGGGTCGAGAAGGACCCGCTGACCCCGCCCTTCGCCCGCCGCCTCGTCCGGCTCGCGCGGCTTGGCCTGCGCCAGCCCGCCGAACCCGATTACGCCACCGCGCTCCAGCAATTGGGGCCGGCCGCGATCAAGCTCGGCCAGGCGCTCGCCACCCGCCCCGACCTCGTCGGTGAGAAAGCCGCGCACAATCTCTTCGCGTTGCAGGATTCGCTTCCCCCCGCCCCCTTCCCGCTGATCCGGAAAGCGGTCGAGCAGGCGCTCGAGGCCCCGCTCGAGACGCTCTTCAGCAGCTTCGAGGAAACCCCCGTCGGCGCCGCCTCGATCGCGCAGGTCCACCGCGCGGTCACCACCGAGGGGCGCCAGGTCGCGGTCAAGGTCCTTCGCCCCGGCATCGAGGACATGTTCGCCGAAGCGCTCGAAACCTATGAATGGGCCGCCGCCCATCTCGAGGCTCATGCCGGCGACGAGGCCAGGCGCCTCCGCCCCAAGACCGTCATCGCCCACTTCCGCCAGTGGACCCGGCGCGAACTCGACCTCCAGCGCGAGGCCGCCTCGGCCTCCGAGCTCAAGGAGAACATGGTCGCCGAGGACGGCTTCTACGTCCCCGAGATCGACTGGCACCGCACCGCGCGGCGGGTCCTGACGCTCGAGTGGCTCGACGGAATCAAGCTGTCCAAGCGCGACGACCTGATCGCCGCCGGCCACAATCCGCGTGACCTCGCCGGGATCCTCGTCCGCGCCTTCCTCCGCCAGGCGGTGATCGACGGCTTCTTCCACGCCGACCTCCACCAGGGCAATCTGTTCGCGCTGCCCGACGGCCGCCTCGCCGCGATCGACTTCGGGATCATGGGCCGGATCGACCGCCGCGCCCGCCTGTGGCTCGCCGAGATCCTCTACGGCCTCATCACCGGCAATTACGCCCGCGTCGCCGAAATCCACTTCGAGGCCCAGTACGTCCCGGCCCACCACAATTCGGACGAGTTCGCGACCGCGCTGCGCGCCGTGGGCGAACCGATCCGCGGCCTCCCGGTCAAGGACATCAGCGTCGGCCGGATGCTCGAGGGCCTGTTCTCGATCACCCGCGACTTCGACATGCCGGTCCAGCCGCATCTCCTGCTCCTCCAGAAGACGATGGTCATGGAAGAAGGCGTCGCGACCTTCCTCGATCCCGACATCAACATGTGGGAACAGGCCGAGCCCTTCCTCAAGGAGTGGATCCGCTCCGAGCTCGGCCCCGAGGCCTATGCCGCCGACCGCATCGTCCAGGTGACGCGGGCGCTCCGCAAGCTCCCCGACCTGATCGACCGCATCGACCATTATTTCCCCGCCCCCGGCGGCGCGCCCCCCGCGCTCCCCGAGGTGCAGGTCGACGTGAAGCAGCTCCCGCGCCTGCGCTTCCGCGACACCCTGATCGCCCTCGGCGCGGCGATCGCGGGCGCTGCTGCGGTGCTTCTGCTGCGCTAG
- a CDS encoding Ig-like domain-containing protein, with product MSDVYFKLSGGDFSQDWSDTAQISVNDDWSGVASIIGYRGDGLTSATGTNPQTITGTSTVVNVIANQSNPNTLTSGGVAEFQIANPVVALQGSGTAAAPYLAFYLDSTGRQNVSFSFTPRDIDGSGDNAVQQVAVQYRIGNTGPWINLPAGYIADASTGPSLTQQLPTVSVTLPADANNQPQLQIRVMTTNAVGNDEWIGIDDIKVTSSAITLAQPGILNVSDASLVEDNSGSHDMLFTVSRSGGSDGAVAVAWTVKLDGTANAADLGSLLSGTVSFADGQTSAAIRVPVLGDVTPEPGETFSVVLSAPTGGATIGDGLGIGTIVNDDLPPLANVFINEINYDPAGADTGEFIELAGVAGTDLTGWKVVLYNGNGGAAYNTVTLSGALADQANGFGFKSLTYLPDGIQNGAPDGIALVDPYGRVVQFLSYEGTMTATSGPAAGLTATDIGVFQAQAPLGTSLQLQGTGSSYGDFSWGFNIAGTSGGANVGQTFLSGTDQGQIRIADAATVEGTGGTSSLTFTVTRAGGFASEASATWSIAFDGGATADDLAAGAITSGTVTFAAGEYTKTITVPVATDSVGEDNEAFTVNLSGVTGNATIVDGAARGIILNDDPIPRTIMAIQGEGHVSSYVGQPVITTGIVTALDTSGGFWIQDATGDGNARTSDAIYVRGTAPVAVGDAVQVTGTVQEYKPSDTGLSVTQIAGSALTIQSSGNALPDAVKIGVGGLLPPTEHIDSDGLTVFNPNVDGIDFWESLEGMRVTIDSPIAVGNSNAFGETEIVASGGAGATGINERGGITISAGDYNPEKIQLDDKLSAQPFLTQGDVLGSVTGIINYSFDRYEVLATETATVTKDVTLGDNDTVLKGDANFVSVATYNLENMDPSDQKYDVLAHDIVYSLGAPDILAVQEVQDADGAGKGTDLSGASNAQGLIDAIFAATGIVYTYVEIAPTTANSTGGEPNGNIRNGYLYQADRVTLVDGSLGLIGDSAFSGSRQPLVATWSFNGQEFTTINVHLTSRGGSDPLWGDKQPPADAGDAARTAQAAAVGAYVFDILSQDSAKQFMILGDWNGFQFEKAQTQLTDTGVFTNLSTLLPSQERYSYVFDGNAQLIDNMLVTGGLFDGAKYDAVHINAEFGGERPTDHDPQVALLRVAITPHDVVLGGSGSVDENLPAGAIVGSLSATDTPGDVLTYSLVSGGDGKFAIDAKGVVTTTAPLDHEGQASYELLVKVTDSAGLTSQNKVTVLVGDVNEAPVAKADAIAVDEDATSGNLWSLLLGNDSDPDAGEMLSISAVGTAGTHGSLIFDAASQTLRYVADGDAFDALATGATAVDSFTYTVTDKGGLTSTATVNVTVTGIADGVTRSGGNGNDALAGTAGEDTLYGNNGNDSLDGGSGHDRLDGGNGNDLLTGGTGHDILLGGSGNDVLDGGAGNDFLSGGMGDDWLTGGAGKDVFEFSSKSGNDVIFDFDKANDRLLFEGGTGIRSVQTTDWDQDGVADLRIVLTGGGSVTLLGVSSLAGVAMDTSAGKLGLVDGGFAGHATLAADGWLVS from the coding sequence ATGAGCGACGTCTATTTCAAGTTGTCGGGTGGGGATTTTTCGCAGGACTGGAGCGACACCGCCCAGATCAGCGTCAACGACGACTGGAGCGGCGTCGCCAGCATCATCGGCTATCGCGGTGACGGGCTGACAAGCGCGACCGGCACCAACCCGCAGACGATCACCGGCACCAGCACCGTCGTCAACGTCATCGCCAACCAGAGCAATCCCAACACCCTCACCAGCGGCGGCGTCGCCGAATTCCAGATCGCCAATCCGGTGGTCGCGCTGCAGGGCTCGGGCACCGCGGCCGCGCCCTATCTCGCCTTCTACCTCGATTCGACCGGCCGCCAGAACGTCAGCTTCAGCTTCACCCCCCGCGACATCGACGGCAGCGGCGACAATGCCGTCCAGCAGGTCGCCGTCCAGTACCGGATCGGCAACACCGGCCCATGGATCAACCTGCCCGCGGGCTACATCGCCGACGCCTCGACCGGCCCGAGCCTCACCCAGCAGCTGCCGACGGTGTCGGTCACCCTGCCGGCCGACGCGAACAACCAGCCGCAGCTCCAGATCCGCGTGATGACCACCAATGCCGTCGGCAACGACGAGTGGATCGGCATCGACGACATCAAGGTGACCAGCAGCGCCATCACCCTTGCGCAGCCGGGGATCCTCAACGTCTCCGACGCCAGCCTCGTCGAGGACAATAGCGGCAGCCACGACATGCTGTTCACCGTCAGCCGCAGCGGCGGCAGCGACGGTGCGGTGGCGGTGGCCTGGACCGTCAAGCTCGACGGCACCGCCAATGCCGCCGATCTCGGCAGCCTGCTCTCGGGCACGGTCAGCTTCGCCGACGGCCAGACCAGCGCCGCCATCCGCGTCCCCGTGCTGGGCGATGTGACCCCCGAGCCGGGCGAGACCTTCTCGGTCGTCCTTTCCGCCCCCACCGGCGGCGCGACCATCGGCGACGGGCTCGGCATCGGCACCATCGTCAACGACGACCTGCCGCCGCTCGCCAACGTCTTCATCAACGAGATCAACTACGATCCTGCCGGCGCCGACACGGGCGAATTCATCGAGCTCGCGGGCGTCGCCGGGACCGATCTCACCGGCTGGAAGGTCGTCCTCTACAACGGCAATGGCGGCGCCGCCTACAACACCGTGACGCTGAGCGGCGCGCTCGCCGACCAGGCGAACGGCTTCGGCTTCAAGAGCCTGACATATTTGCCCGACGGCATCCAGAACGGCGCTCCCGACGGTATCGCGCTGGTCGACCCCTATGGCCGCGTCGTCCAGTTCCTCAGCTATGAGGGCACGATGACCGCGACAAGCGGTCCGGCCGCCGGCCTCACCGCGACCGACATCGGCGTCTTCCAGGCGCAGGCCCCGCTCGGCACCAGCCTCCAGCTCCAGGGCACCGGCTCGAGCTACGGCGACTTCAGCTGGGGCTTCAACATCGCCGGCACCAGCGGCGGCGCCAATGTCGGCCAGACCTTCCTCTCGGGCACCGACCAGGGCCAGATCCGCATCGCCGACGCCGCCACCGTCGAGGGCACCGGCGGCACCAGCAGCCTCACCTTCACCGTGACCCGAGCGGGCGGATTTGCCAGCGAGGCGAGCGCTACCTGGTCGATCGCCTTCGACGGCGGCGCCACCGCCGACGACCTTGCGGCCGGCGCCATCACCAGCGGCACCGTCACCTTCGCGGCGGGCGAATATACCAAGACCATCACCGTCCCGGTCGCCACCGACAGCGTCGGCGAGGACAATGAGGCCTTCACGGTCAACCTTTCGGGCGTCACCGGGAACGCGACCATCGTCGACGGCGCGGCGCGCGGCATCATCTTGAACGACGATCCCATCCCCCGGACGATCATGGCGATCCAGGGCGAGGGTCACGTCTCGTCCTATGTCGGCCAGCCGGTCATCACCACCGGCATCGTCACCGCGCTCGACACCAGCGGCGGCTTCTGGATCCAGGACGCCACCGGCGACGGCAACGCCCGCACCTCGGACGCCATCTACGTCCGCGGCACCGCCCCGGTCGCGGTCGGCGACGCGGTCCAGGTCACCGGCACCGTCCAGGAATATAAGCCAAGCGACACCGGCCTGTCGGTCACCCAGATCGCGGGTTCGGCGCTGACCATCCAGTCGAGCGGCAACGCGCTGCCCGACGCGGTCAAGATCGGCGTCGGCGGCCTCCTGCCCCCGACCGAGCACATCGACAGCGACGGCCTCACCGTCTTCAACCCGAACGTCGACGGCATCGACTTCTGGGAAAGCCTCGAGGGCATGCGGGTCACGATCGACAGCCCGATCGCGGTCGGCAACAGCAACGCCTTCGGCGAGACCGAGATCGTCGCCTCGGGCGGCGCCGGCGCGACCGGGATCAACGAGCGCGGCGGGATCACCATCAGCGCGGGTGACTACAACCCCGAGAAGATCCAGCTCGACGACAAGCTCTCCGCCCAGCCGTTCCTGACGCAGGGCGACGTCCTCGGCTCGGTCACCGGCATCATCAACTACAGCTTCGACCGCTACGAGGTGCTCGCCACCGAAACCGCGACCGTGACGAAGGACGTCACGCTCGGCGACAACGACACCGTCCTCAAGGGCGATGCCAATTTCGTGAGCGTCGCGACCTACAATCTCGAGAACATGGACCCGTCGGACCAGAAGTACGACGTCCTCGCGCACGACATCGTCTACAGCCTCGGCGCGCCCGACATCCTCGCGGTGCAGGAAGTCCAGGATGCCGATGGCGCGGGCAAGGGCACCGACCTGTCGGGCGCCAGCAACGCGCAGGGGCTGATCGACGCCATCTTCGCGGCGACCGGCATCGTCTACACCTATGTCGAGATCGCGCCGACCACCGCCAACTCGACCGGCGGCGAGCCCAACGGCAACATCCGCAACGGCTATCTCTACCAGGCCGACCGCGTGACCCTGGTCGACGGCAGCCTCGGCCTGATCGGCGACAGCGCCTTTTCCGGCAGCCGTCAGCCGCTCGTCGCCACCTGGTCGTTCAACGGCCAGGAATTCACCACCATCAACGTCCACCTTACCTCGCGTGGCGGGTCGGATCCCCTGTGGGGCGACAAGCAGCCGCCGGCGGACGCGGGCGACGCCGCACGCACCGCGCAGGCGGCGGCGGTCGGGGCCTATGTCTTCGACATCCTCAGCCAGGACAGCGCCAAGCAGTTCATGATTCTTGGCGACTGGAACGGTTTCCAGTTCGAGAAGGCGCAGACCCAGCTCACCGACACCGGCGTCTTCACCAACCTCTCGACCCTGCTGCCGAGCCAGGAACGCTATTCCTACGTGTTCGACGGCAACGCCCAGCTGATCGACAACATGCTGGTCACCGGCGGTCTCTTCGACGGCGCCAAATATGACGCGGTGCACATCAATGCCGAATTCGGCGGCGAGCGCCCGACCGACCACGACCCGCAGGTCGCGCTGCTGCGCGTCGCCATCACCCCGCACGACGTGGTGCTCGGCGGCAGCGGCTCGGTCGACGAAAATTTGCCGGCCGGTGCGATCGTCGGCAGCCTGTCGGCGACCGATACGCCGGGCGACGTGCTGACCTACAGCCTCGTCTCGGGCGGCGACGGCAAGTTCGCGATCGACGCCAAGGGCGTGGTCACCACCACCGCGCCGCTCGATCACGAGGGTCAGGCGAGCTACGAGCTGCTGGTCAAGGTGACCGACAGCGCGGGTCTCACCTCGCAGAACAAGGTCACCGTGCTGGTCGGCGACGTCAACGAGGCGCCGGTCGCAAAGGCCGACGCCATCGCTGTCGACGAAGATGCGACCAGCGGCAACCTGTGGTCGCTGCTCCTCGGCAACGACAGCGATCCGGACGCGGGTGAGATGCTCTCGATCAGCGCGGTCGGCACCGCGGGCACGCACGGCAGCCTCATCTTCGACGCCGCCAGCCAGACCCTGCGCTACGTCGCCGACGGCGATGCCTTCGACGCGCTCGCCACCGGGGCTACCGCGGTCGACAGCTTCACCTACACCGTCACCGACAAGGGCGGGCTGACCAGCACCGCGACCGTCAACGTCACCGTCACCGGGATCGCCGACGGCGTCACCCGCAGCGGCGGGAACGGCAATGACGCGCTGGCCGGGACCGCGGGCGAGGACACGCTCTACGGCAACAACGGCAATGACAGCCTCGATGGCGGGAGCGGCCACGACCGGCTCGACGGCGGCAATGGCAACGACCTGCTGACGGGCGGGACCGGCCACGACATCCTGCTCGGCGGCTCGGGCAATGACGTGCTCGACGGCGGTGCGGGCAACGACTTCCTGAGCGGCGGCATGGGCGACGACTGGCTCACCGGCGGGGCGGGCAAGGACGTGTTCGAATTCTCGTCCAAGTCGGGCAACGACGTCATCTTCGACTTCGACAAGGCGAACGACCGCCTGCTGTTCGAGGGCGGCACGGGGATCCGTTCGGTCCAGACCACCGACTGGGACCAGGACGGCGTCGCCGATCTCCGGATCGTCCTGACCGGCGGCGGGTCGGTGACGCTGCTCGGCGTCTCGAGCCTCGCCGGCGTGGCGATGGACACCTCGGCGGGCAAGCTTGGCCTGGTCGACGGAGGGTTTGCGGGCCACGCGACCCTCGCCGCCGACGGCTGGCTCGTCAGCTAG